In the Cellulomonas sp. C5510 genome, CGACCTCCAGCACGGCGGTGCGGATGTAGCGGGTCATGATGGCGGCGGCCACCAGGCCCACGGTCAGCCCGGGCAGCAGCACGTGCCGCGCCCACCCGGCGGGGTCCTGGGACAGCGCCACGTAGCCGGACGTCGGCAGCAGCCCGAGCGTCATCGCGACCACCAGGATGAGCATCTGGCCGAGCCAGAAGTCCGGCACCGAGACGCCCGCCTGGCTGGTCACCCGGACGACCGCGTCGGACACCCGCCCCTCGTGCAGCCCCGACCAGATGCCGGCGGGCAACGAGATCGCCAGGGCGATCAGCAGCCCCACGACGGCGAGGGACACCGTGGCCGGCAGCCGCTGGAGCAGCGTCGTCGTCACGGGTTCTCCCGACCGGAAGCTCACGCCGAGGTCGCCGGTGAGCGCGTGCCCGACGTACGACACGAACTGCTCGAGCAGCGGCCGGTCCAGCCCGCTCGCGGCCCGCAGCGCCTGGTACGACTCCTCGGTGTAGCGCGTGCCGAGCGCGATGCGCACGGGGTCGCCCGGCACCAGGTGCACCAGGGCGAACACCACGACCATCACGCCGAGCAGCACGACGGCCGAGTGCAGCACCCGGCGCGCCAGGAACCGGAGCGCGCCCGACCCCGTCACGGGCGCGCTCCCGTCCCCCGCGAGGGGTGCGTCACGAGCCGGCCAGGGTCACGTCCCGGAACCGGATCGCCCGGTCGGAGCGCGCCGTGTAGTCCTGGAGGTCCGTGCTCCACGCCTGGATGACCGACGGGTTGTAGAGGTAGATGTAGCTCGCCTCGTCCGCGATGGTCGTCGCCGCCTGCGCGTAGAGCTCCTGGCGCGCGTCGGTGTCGGTCTCGACCCGGCCGGCGTCGAGCAGCGCGTCCACCTCGGGGTTGGAGTAGCCCTGCGCGTTGGACCCGCCGTCGCTGTGGTGCTGGGCGTAGTAGAAGTCGTCCGGGTCGATGTTGCCGAGCCAGCCCATCATCAGCAGGTCGAAGCTGCCGGTGTTCTGCTCGTCCAGCCAGGTGGCGAAGTCCACCGTGCGGATGTCGACCGTGATGCCGAGCGGCTCGAGGTTGCTGGCGATGATCTGCGCCGCCGTGACGGTCTCCGGGTAGTCGGAGGTCGCCAGGAAGTTGAGCGTCAGCGGCGTGGTGACGCCGGCCTCGGCGAGCAGCTCCCGCGCCCGGTCGAGGTCCAGGTCGTACTCGTCGTACTCCGTGTACCAGACCGAGTCCTCGGGGATCGCGAGCTGGTTCTCCTGCGCGGTGCCGTAGGACACGGCCTGGAGGATGGACTCGCGGTCGATCGCGTACGCGACGGCCTGCCGCGCGGCGACGCTGTCCCACGGCGCGTGCGCCTCGTTCAGCGCGAGGTACCAGTAGTCGTTCGACGGCGAGGTGCCGACCTCGACGCCGTCGGCGCCCTGGAGCTGCTCGAGCTGCTGCGCGGGGATGGAGTCCGTCCAGTCGATCTCGCCGTTCTGGAGCGCGGCGATCGCGGTGCTGCCCTCGGAGACGAAGGTGAAGTGCACGCCGCCGACGCCGGGCTCACCGCCCCAGTAGTCGGGGTTCGCCACGAGGTCGATCGACTCGCCGGGCGAGTACGACGCGAGCGAGAACGGCCCCGTGCCGACCGGGGCCGTCGTGATGTCGCCGGACTCGACGTTCGCCTGCTCGACGATCGCCATGCCCTTGAACCCGCCCAGGTTGGACAGCAGGTTCGGCGTGGGCTGCGACACCGTGATGTCGACCGTGAGGTCGTCCACGGCCTCGACGTCGGTCACGGACGCGAACTTCCAGGCGTTCGACAGCTCCTCGTCGATGATCCGGTCGTAGGAGTAGACGACGTCCTCGGCGGTGAAGTCGCTGCCGTCGTGGAACGTCACGCCGTCGCGCAGGTGGAACGTCCAGGTGAGCTGGTCGTCGCTGACCTCCCAGGACTCCGCGAGCGCCGGCTGCATCTCGAGGTTCTCGTCCGGCTCGACGAGCGTGTCGAACACGTTCTCGAGCACCTGGAACGCGAAGTAGGAGGACGTCGACTGCGGGTCGAGCTGGTCGGGCTCGCCGGCGATCGCGGCCCGGAGCACCGGCAGGTCGGAGGCGCCGGTGGCTCCGCCGTCGGAGCCGTCGAGGTCCACGGACTCGCCCGCGGAGCAGGCGGAGAGCAGCAGCATCCCGGCGGCGGCGCCGGCGACGCCGGCGGTGAGGGCCCTGCGGGCGGGGGGTCGTCGCATGAGGTCTCCGGGTGGGCTCGGGGTGCGCGGCCGCGGCGGTGGGGGGACCCGCGGATGCATCACCATGTTGATCGTTGCATCAGCCTGACCCCTCACCCCACAATCGGACAAGTCGCTCGGCCGAGTCGAAACACGACCGCAACACACGGAGCCCGCCCTGACCTACACGATCCTCGTCGCCCAGCCCGGCCTGCTCGGCGCCGCGACCGCCAGCCGCTCGCTGGCCGCGGGCAACGCCGTGCTCGCCGTCGCGCCCCACGTCGGCGTCACGGTCAGCCAGGCCTGGACGAACCGTCGGCTGCGCGGCCTGCTGCTCGGCGCGCTCGCCGACGGCGAGGCCCCCGCCGCCGCCGTCGCCCGCGTGCCCGAGTGGGACGAGGAGCCCGAGCTGCGCCAGGTGGCCGCCCTGACCCCGGACGGCCGCGGCGCCCACCGCACCGGCGCGTCCTGCACGGCCTGGGCGGGCGGGCTCGTGGCGCCGGGCGTCGTCGTGGTCGGCAACCTGCTCACGGGGCCCGAGGTGCTCGACGCGATGCTCGACGCCTGGACCTCCGGCGCCGGGGTCCCGGAGCAGGCGCCGCCGCTCGAGCCCGAGCTCGCCGAGGCGCTCACCGAGACGTTCGACGCGCCCGTGGTGTCGCCGGTCGACCCGGCGCTCGCGCTCGCGCACCGCCTCGCCGCCGCGCTGCGGGCCGGGGAGGCCGCCGGCGGCGACCGGCGCGGGCGCCAGAGCGCCGCGATCCAGGTGGCGCGCACCGCGTCCGAGCGGATCTGGCCCCCGCAGCTCGCCGTCGACCTGCGGGTGGACGACGGCGAGCACCCCGTCGACGAGCTCGGGCGGCTGCTCGCGCTGCCCGGGGCGTCGTCGCCGGCCGCGTGAGCCGGCTCAGCTCTCCGTCGGCGAGACGGCGCCGAGCACCACGGTGACGCCGTCGTGCGCGTTCGCCCACCAGTGCGGCGTCGAGCAGCCGTAGGTCATCGCGTCCCCGGGACCGAGCTCCACCCGCCGCTCGCCGTGCACGACCAGCAGCCGCCCCTCCTCCACGAGCACCGACTCCGTGCCGAGGTGCCGGAACGGCCGGCCCTCGTTGGTGAAGCCGGCCGGCAGCGTCGAGCGGATGAGCTGCAGGTTCGACTGCATGCGGGGTGTGAGCAGCTCCCGCACGGGCGGCGCCGCCACGCCCGGCGTCTCCGGCAGCCGGTGCCGCTCGTCCGCGCGCACCACCATCTCGTCCCCGCCGAGGCCCGACAGCAGCTTGGGCAGCGTCACCTGCAGCGCGGCCGCCAGCCGGTGCAGGGAGACGAAGCTCGGGTTGCCCTTGCCGCGCTCCAGCTCGCTGATGAGGCCGAAGCTCACGCCGGACAGCTCGCTGAGCGTCTTCACGGACAGCCGCTGGCGCTGGCGCTCCACCTTGAGGGCGGCGCCCAGCGCGGCGATCTCGAGCTTCTCGTCGTCCGGCACCCTGGCGACACTAGCGAGCGGCGACGTCGCGCGGGGGGCGCGGGACGGGTCCGCGGTCGCGTACGATCCCCGTTTATGCGAACGATTCTCATTCCTGTCACGGCGCTGCTCGCCGTGCTCGTCGGGTGCGCGCCCTCCCCGTCGTCCGCCGCCGGGGCCGGCGACGCGCCCTCCGCAGGGGCCGGCGCCGTGACCCTCACGAGCTGCGGCCTCGACGTCACGGTT is a window encoding:
- a CDS encoding DUF1028 domain-containing protein, with protein sequence MLVAQPGLLGAATASRSLAAGNAVLAVAPHVGVTVSQAWTNRRLRGLLLGALADGEAPAAAVARVPEWDEEPELRQVAALTPDGRGAHRTGASCTAWAGGLVAPGVVVVGNLLTGPEVLDAMLDAWTSGAGVPEQAPPLEPELAEALTETFDAPVVSPVDPALALAHRLAAALRAGEAAGGDRRGRQSAAIQVARTASERIWPPQLAVDLRVDDGEHPVDELGRLLALPGASSPAA
- a CDS encoding ABC transporter permease; translation: MTGSGALRFLARRVLHSAVVLLGVMVVVFALVHLVPGDPVRIALGTRYTEESYQALRAASGLDRPLLEQFVSYVGHALTGDLGVSFRSGEPVTTTLLQRLPATVSLAVVGLLIALAISLPAGIWSGLHEGRVSDAVVRVTSQAGVSVPDFWLGQMLILVVAMTLGLLPTSGYVALSQDPAGWARHVLLPGLTVGLVAAAIMTRYIRTAVLEVAHAGHVRTARSKGLSPRVVTGRHVVRNAMIPILTITGIQLATILGGVIVVEVVFAWPGLGRLVFDAVAARDYALVQGAVLLIAVLFLVVNLVVDVLYSVVDPRIRLS
- a CDS encoding ABC transporter substrate-binding protein, with translation MRRPPARRALTAGVAGAAAGMLLLSACSAGESVDLDGSDGGATGASDLPVLRAAIAGEPDQLDPQSTSSYFAFQVLENVFDTLVEPDENLEMQPALAESWEVSDDQLTWTFHLRDGVTFHDGSDFTAEDVVYSYDRIIDEELSNAWKFASVTDVEAVDDLTVDITVSQPTPNLLSNLGGFKGMAIVEQANVESGDITTAPVGTGPFSLASYSPGESIDLVANPDYWGGEPGVGGVHFTFVSEGSTAIAALQNGEIDWTDSIPAQQLEQLQGADGVEVGTSPSNDYWYLALNEAHAPWDSVAARQAVAYAIDRESILQAVSYGTAQENQLAIPEDSVWYTEYDEYDLDLDRARELLAEAGVTTPLTLNFLATSDYPETVTAAQIIASNLEPLGITVDIRTVDFATWLDEQNTGSFDLLMMGWLGNIDPDDFYYAQHHSDGGSNAQGYSNPEVDALLDAGRVETDTDARQELYAQAATTIADEASYIYLYNPSVIQAWSTDLQDYTARSDRAIRFRDVTLAGS
- a CDS encoding helix-turn-helix domain-containing protein produces the protein MPDDEKLEIAALGAALKVERQRQRLSVKTLSELSGVSFGLISELERGKGNPSFVSLHRLAAALQVTLPKLLSGLGGDEMVVRADERHRLPETPGVAAPPVRELLTPRMQSNLQLIRSTLPAGFTNEGRPFRHLGTESVLVEEGRLLVVHGERRVELGPGDAMTYGCSTPHWWANAHDGVTVVLGAVSPTES